Part of the Pagrus major chromosome 9, Pma_NU_1.0 genome, tctccaAATACCTGTCACTGCCCCAATTCATGTTAACACATAACTGTTAACAGGATCCACAAATAGAAAAGTCTTTATTCATAAAGTTGTCTCTTCTACTGTCTATGGGGTAAATGGAAAACACTACTCGTCCACCTTATTTTAACCTCACCATGTTCGTTTACATAGGCAACTACCGCTACCCAACATTTgtcttgtgtttgctgttgtatGTTTTAATTATCTCAGCTAATCTTGTCATAATATTGGTAATATCACGAGAGAAAACTTTACATGAGCCCatgtatattttcattatgtGTCTTTCTATTAACTCTCTGTGGGGCTCCGCTGGCTTCttcttcagatttttaaaaGACCTTCTGTCTGACACTCATTTGATCCCAcgatcagcttgtttatttcagATCTATGTCATTTACACCTACGCATCCTTTGAGTTCACCCTCATGGGCATTATGGCATATGATCGGTATGTTGCTGTGTGTCAACCTCTACATTACCACAACAAATTAACTTCCAAGCTGGTCTCTAAGCTGGTCGCCTTTGCGTGGATCGTTCCAGCCTTTTCTTCTGCAGCTTGTCTTTATCTGGCCTCCAGACTTCCACTGTGTGGCAATAAGATACCAAAAATATTCTGTGCCAAC contains:
- the LOC141002009 gene encoding olfactory receptor 6N2-like, translating into MENTTRPPYFNLTMFVYIGNYRYPTFVLCLLLYVLIISANLVIILVISREKTLHEPMYIFIMCLSINSLWGSAGFFFRFLKDLLSDTHLIPRSACLFQIYVIYTYASFEFTLMGIMAYDRYVAVCQPLHYHNKLTSKLVSKLVAFAWIVPAFSSAACLYLASRLPLCGNKIPKIFCANWSVVKLSCVSTVINNLVGMFVTVSTIFLPLAFVLYTYARIFLVCRKRSSEFRGKVIQSCLPHVITFVNYSITVFCDVALSRIDLEDLNPFLAVILSLEFVVIPPIVNPLVYGLKLPEIRKLILRMLSCSKSDKQMKH